The following nucleotide sequence is from Alkalihalobacillus sp. LMS39.
TTAAACCCGCGACAAAACCAATCGCTAATACCCCTTGAGCTAAAGCTACAGTAATAACGTGAATTTTTAACCAGTTACTTTGTAACGCTGGAATTAATGGCGCAACTTCACGCGGAAACAATGATGCATAGGAAATAATAAGCATGACGACTGGCATCGTAAATAATCCTAGTATATTCGAACGATAAATGGCATAAATAATAATGAAGCCAAAACCAATCATAATTCCTAAAAACGTTGTATATTCAAACATATTACTTACTGGAGCATGTCCTGATACCATCCAGCGTGTAATAAAATAACCCATTGCAAATAAGAAAGCTACAATCGAGATGATAAACCCAAAAGTTCCCCACCGATTTCCTTCTACACCTTTTTTATTTCGCCACTTCTTCCCTGTAATCGAAACAGTAAACGCAATCGTTGCAGCTAAATATAAGAAAAAGGCAGTAAGTAATAAATTGCTACTTAAAGCTAACATTACATTGTTTCCTCCTTAGGAGCTGTTTCTTCTTTTTCCTTTTCTTCTACTTGGTCAATTGGCATAGTTAATTCTGTTTGCTCCACAACAGCTTCTATGTCTTTTTTTAACGACGCCCACATTTTATTCGCATGTCCTGCCATCATGATTTGACCGTTACGTTGTTGAATCCAAATTCTTCTGTGTGACCAATAAGATCCTTGGACGAGTCCAATCATAAAGATCGCACCACCTACCATTAGAAATCCAAGTGTGTGATCTTTACGAACAGTTAGGGCAGTGACATTTTTTGTATCAATACCAGCAAATGATATACGGTAATCATTTTCACCAAAAGGTTCCAAATTTCTTTGAATCGCAATAAAGCTCACTTCCCCTTTTGGTTTATCAGGGGTAATCATTTCAAAAATAAAAGCTGGATTGTTCGGGATTTTAGAACGTGTCGCTGGATTCCCTGCTTCGTCAAAGAAGTAGTCTTGGAAATAATCAAGAACACGCACTTTATATCCATCACCTAAATCATATTCATCTAAAGGATTATACAAATCAACCGTAAATTGTCCAAATGTGTCTCCAGACTCTTTATGATCTAATGTAAATGCCATTTGATTTAGTTCATTTAATTTAAAATCAACTTGATAAAGAGCAAAATCAGCAAACTTCATCGGGTCATTTACAATAATATTATGTCGTGCTATTTCTTTTAACTCAGCTTCTTCCCCAACAACGGTTGATTCCATACGTTCATAGACGACCGCACGAGTTTTAAATGTTTGTGCAACAGGTACCCCAGAACGTTGGAGCGCTTCCCCAAAAACTTCATCCTCTTCATCATACACTTCAAGAATGAATTCTTCATTTTCAATAAAATATTGACCGTCCGTACCTGGGATAACAACCGTGTCTCCTTCACGAACCCACACAAATTCATCCACATACATACCAGGGAAAAACCGCAACATACAGCCGATGAGAAAAATAATTAAGCCAAGATGATTGACATATGGCCCCCACCTTGAAAATCTACCTTTTTCCGCTACTACGTTTCCGTTTTCTTCGGAAACATTATATTTTTTTTCTTTTAATATTTGCTTTGCTTTTTCCATTGTTT
It contains:
- a CDS encoding cytochrome c biogenesis protein ResB, producing MDKVKCECGHANPYGTVICESCGKPLEGDSTGLLNMRYEGVARRSQTYNRTIIDKIWNFFSSVKVGVWIIILTLVASSLGTIFPQQMYIPPTANPAVYYQETHGFLGQMYYQLGFHNLYSSWWYMILIASLGISLLIASIDRVVPLYRALKKQRVTRHESFMKRQRLYGVSDVQNQEETMEKAKQILKEKKYNVSEENGNVVAEKGRFSRWGPYVNHLGLIIFLIGCMLRFFPGMYVDEFVWVREGDTVVIPGTDGQYFIENEEFILEVYDEEDEVFGEALQRSGVPVAQTFKTRAVVYERMESTVVGEEAELKEIARHNIIVNDPMKFADFALYQVDFKLNELNQMAFTLDHKESGDTFGQFTVDLYNPLDEYDLGDGYKVRVLDYFQDYFFDEAGNPATRSKIPNNPAFIFEMITPDKPKGEVSFIAIQRNLEPFGENDYRISFAGIDTKNVTALTVRKDHTLGFLMVGGAIFMIGLVQGSYWSHRRIWIQQRNGQIMMAGHANKMWASLKKDIEAVVEQTELTMPIDQVEEKEKEETAPKEETM